The proteins below come from a single Pseudarthrobacter sp. SSS035 genomic window:
- a CDS encoding Gfo/Idh/MocA family protein gives MHTMEKDLKVGIVGFGLRAGLWRHAHKPGQGSEVTIVCDASERGRADAAERIPTTRITADLEELLSSGIDAVLVLTPDNQHAVVAVRTLRAGITTFCEKPLDVTIEAADLILQTAYKTGTRLYVGHNMRHMPVVVQMRELIEEGRIGEVKAIWCRHFVGHGGDFYFKDWHSERKNVTSLLLQKGAHDIDVIHWLAKGYTQRVSAVGDLAVYGSVTTRSDNSGKRMGDWYSLGNWPPSEQQDLAATIDVEDISMMNMVLDNGVLASYQQCHFTPDYWRNYTIIGTKGRIENFGDGPGDKIKVWTTRTSGFAEPDDVIDILDGEGGHGGADPNLIAEFLRFAADGGRTQTSPIAARQAVAAGVLAAESLRGNGSAREVPALSAELMDYFDAGQPSRSPELVL, from the coding sequence ATGCACACCATGGAGAAGGATTTGAAGGTCGGCATCGTAGGATTCGGGCTGCGTGCCGGGCTGTGGCGCCACGCGCATAAACCGGGCCAAGGCTCGGAAGTCACCATCGTGTGTGACGCGAGCGAGCGTGGCCGCGCAGATGCGGCGGAACGCATTCCCACCACACGGATAACGGCGGACCTTGAGGAGTTGCTGAGCAGCGGCATTGACGCCGTCCTGGTGCTCACACCGGACAACCAGCACGCCGTCGTCGCGGTCCGCACGCTAAGGGCCGGAATTACCACGTTCTGCGAGAAGCCCCTGGATGTCACCATCGAGGCTGCGGACCTCATCCTGCAGACCGCCTATAAGACCGGCACGCGGCTCTACGTCGGCCACAACATGCGGCACATGCCGGTGGTGGTCCAGATGCGCGAGCTCATCGAGGAAGGCCGGATCGGCGAGGTCAAGGCCATTTGGTGCCGGCACTTCGTTGGCCACGGCGGAGACTTTTACTTCAAGGACTGGCACTCCGAGCGCAAAAACGTCACGTCCCTGCTGCTGCAAAAGGGCGCGCATGACATCGACGTCATCCACTGGCTCGCCAAGGGTTACACGCAGCGTGTGTCCGCTGTCGGCGACCTGGCAGTCTATGGCTCGGTGACCACGCGCAGCGACAACAGCGGTAAGCGGATGGGTGACTGGTATTCGCTGGGGAACTGGCCGCCGAGCGAGCAGCAGGACCTGGCCGCGACAATCGACGTCGAGGACATCTCCATGATGAACATGGTGCTGGACAACGGCGTGCTTGCTTCCTACCAGCAGTGCCACTTCACGCCCGACTACTGGCGGAACTACACCATCATCGGAACCAAGGGCAGGATCGAGAACTTCGGTGACGGACCCGGCGACAAGATCAAGGTCTGGACCACTCGCACGTCCGGTTTCGCGGAGCCCGATGATGTCATCGACATCCTGGACGGCGAAGGCGGCCACGGCGGCGCCGATCCAAACCTGATCGCCGAATTCCTGCGCTTCGCAGCCGACGGCGGCCGGACCCAGACCAGTCCCATCGCGGCCCGGCAGGCGGTGGCCGCGGGTGTCCTTGCCGCCGAATCGCTGCGCGGCAACGGCTCGGCCCGGGAAGTTCCTGCCCTTTCCGCAGAGCTCATGGACTACTTCGACGCCGGCCAGCCGTCCAGGAGCCCGGAATTGGTGCTGTGA
- a CDS encoding LacI family DNA-binding transcriptional regulator — translation MAKTTGTGQRPTIRMVADLAGVSTATVSYVLSGRSGEGGPRVSDPTADKVRSAAERLGYRPNQAARAIRTGRTNTVILSLTMLSDPWSLSVIEAVQRAAAPLGITPMILGDAEWVKVLATHNADAVFVDAVGERDRDEPRRLAAHGTTLVVFDELLEPDGFDVIRSIAGPGCALVMTHLLEGHRKIGCLTTSTASGSRGAPRYLAYVDALQAAGLPVQDEYVGVFDGTMAGAYATATRLLGQRDRPTALYVTTDYAAISAINAAQRLGLTVGQDVDIIGVGNTVEGERMSPSLSTVGPVDLFDRLARLLLHRATGTGPDTEPGVLDFPWQLFVRESAPHRGAATRLY, via the coding sequence ATGGCAAAGACAACAGGCACGGGCCAGCGGCCCACCATCCGCATGGTGGCGGACCTCGCGGGGGTGTCGACGGCCACGGTCTCCTATGTCCTGTCCGGGCGCAGCGGAGAAGGCGGGCCCCGGGTTTCGGACCCGACGGCGGACAAGGTCAGGTCCGCGGCCGAGAGGCTGGGCTACCGGCCGAACCAGGCAGCACGCGCCATCCGGACCGGACGCACCAACACCGTGATCCTGTCCTTGACCATGCTCTCCGACCCGTGGTCGCTCTCGGTCATCGAGGCCGTGCAGCGGGCCGCCGCACCGTTGGGAATCACGCCGATGATCCTCGGCGACGCCGAGTGGGTCAAGGTCCTGGCCACACACAACGCGGACGCCGTCTTCGTGGACGCCGTGGGCGAGCGGGACCGGGATGAACCGCGCCGGCTTGCCGCCCACGGAACCACCCTGGTGGTCTTCGACGAGCTGCTGGAACCGGACGGCTTCGACGTGATCCGTTCGATCGCCGGACCCGGCTGCGCCCTGGTGATGACGCATCTGCTTGAGGGACACCGCAAGATCGGCTGCCTGACCACCTCGACGGCGTCCGGCTCGCGGGGTGCCCCGCGTTACCTGGCCTACGTCGATGCCCTCCAGGCTGCCGGGCTTCCGGTGCAGGACGAGTACGTGGGTGTCTTCGACGGCACCATGGCCGGAGCGTATGCGACAGCCACGCGCTTGCTCGGCCAGCGGGACCGGCCCACAGCGCTCTACGTCACGACGGACTACGCGGCCATCAGTGCCATAAACGCCGCCCAGCGGCTGGGCCTGACCGTGGGTCAGGACGTGGACATCATCGGTGTCGGCAACACGGTCGAAGGCGAACGGATGTCCCCGTCGCTGAGCACCGTAGGTCCCGTGGACCTGTTTGACCGGCTCGCGCGGCTGCTGCTTCACCGGGCCACCGGTACTGGTCCGGACACCGAACCCGGGGTCCTGGACTTCCCCTGGCAGCTATTCGTCCGGGAATCGGCACCGCACCGCGGCGCCGCAACAAGACTTTACTGA
- a CDS encoding sugar ABC transporter substrate-binding protein: protein MTSTISAAAGVSRRGFLGLAGLAITTAGLAACGGGGGSTSGGASASSSVKLPTYKEFTGLTPDLAGNAKGLQAAYFKLPKPVQSVKNAPLKGKVTGLTETFDTMSPAMKDNPFWQRLNAKLGGDLELQIAEDIGDGYPAKFATVLASNDLPDMMWVPPNQGIPNIGPMLEAKFQDLTPYLSGDAVLEYPNLAALKPDSWKTAVVNGKIWGAPIPSTPFGQVYIGNRETWAEVGGFGASNAEEFLAKAKEITRPGEQKYALEPSYINALHMVGEWFGAPNGWAVNKDRTLTNLYETDEYAASVEFVAKMFAAGVFYPDAQATDIRARVANGSVGAQVVSGPHDLNDYRALNESAGFEILVPFSADGKVTPTYDMGYGTVGFTPFKKADEAKIRELLALMDYLSAPFGTVEYLQKNYGELGQDYTLDGNGNPIRTETGTTNAPGLVSALTIMSSPENVNFNPGFDDDTRYVNQQQQKLLEIAWRNPTNGSYSDTNAKVGAKIGKQLRDKITDVVTGRAKINELQNAVKRWKSEGGDKIRDEYQAALASDAPVFRT, encoded by the coding sequence ATGACCAGCACCATCTCAGCCGCGGCCGGCGTCAGCCGCCGCGGATTCCTTGGCCTCGCAGGCCTTGCCATTACCACCGCAGGACTCGCCGCATGCGGCGGAGGCGGGGGCTCCACCAGCGGAGGCGCCTCTGCCTCATCCTCGGTCAAGTTGCCCACGTACAAGGAATTTACCGGCCTGACCCCGGACCTGGCGGGCAACGCCAAGGGCCTGCAGGCTGCCTACTTCAAGCTGCCCAAGCCTGTGCAGTCCGTCAAGAACGCACCGCTCAAGGGCAAGGTGACGGGGCTGACCGAAACCTTTGACACCATGAGCCCGGCCATGAAGGACAACCCCTTCTGGCAGCGGCTGAACGCCAAGCTCGGCGGCGACCTGGAACTGCAGATCGCCGAGGACATCGGCGACGGCTACCCTGCCAAGTTCGCCACCGTCCTTGCCAGCAACGACCTTCCTGACATGATGTGGGTGCCGCCGAACCAGGGCATTCCCAACATCGGCCCCATGCTGGAAGCCAAGTTCCAGGATCTGACCCCGTATCTCTCCGGGGACGCAGTGCTTGAGTACCCCAACCTGGCGGCCCTGAAACCGGACTCCTGGAAGACCGCCGTCGTCAACGGCAAGATCTGGGGCGCACCGATCCCCAGCACCCCGTTCGGACAGGTCTACATCGGCAACCGCGAGACCTGGGCCGAGGTGGGCGGCTTCGGGGCCAGCAATGCGGAGGAATTCCTGGCGAAGGCCAAGGAAATCACCCGTCCCGGCGAGCAGAAGTATGCGCTGGAGCCGTCCTATATCAACGCCCTGCACATGGTGGGTGAATGGTTCGGCGCCCCCAACGGCTGGGCCGTGAACAAGGACCGCACCCTGACCAACCTCTACGAGACGGACGAGTACGCGGCCAGCGTGGAATTCGTGGCCAAAATGTTCGCGGCCGGTGTGTTCTACCCTGATGCCCAGGCCACGGACATCCGGGCCCGCGTTGCCAACGGCAGCGTCGGCGCCCAGGTGGTCAGCGGACCACACGACCTCAACGACTACCGCGCCCTCAACGAATCCGCCGGGTTCGAGATCCTGGTTCCCTTCAGCGCCGACGGCAAAGTCACGCCGACCTACGACATGGGCTACGGAACAGTGGGCTTCACCCCGTTCAAGAAGGCCGACGAGGCCAAGATCCGTGAGCTCCTCGCGCTGATGGACTACCTCTCCGCCCCCTTCGGCACGGTCGAATACCTGCAGAAGAACTACGGCGAGCTGGGCCAGGACTACACCCTGGACGGAAACGGCAACCCGATCCGGACCGAAACGGGCACCACCAACGCCCCGGGCCTGGTCTCGGCGCTGACCATCATGTCCAGCCCGGAGAACGTCAACTTCAACCCCGGTTTTGACGATGACACCCGCTACGTGAACCAGCAGCAGCAAAAGCTGCTCGAGATCGCCTGGCGCAACCCCACCAACGGGTCCTACTCGGACACCAACGCCAAGGTTGGCGCCAAGATCGGAAAGCAGCTGCGCGACAAGATCACCGACGTTGTCACCGGCCGCGCCAAGATCAATGAACTCCAGAACGCCGTCAAGCGCTGGAAGAGTGAAGGCGGGGACAAGATCCGCGACGAATACCAGGCAGCCCTGGCCTCCGACGCACCCGTCTTCCGCACCTAG
- a CDS encoding sugar ABC transporter permease — translation MKSTTEERPAPPVVRRPGGQAPEAGIRKVKPGKVPAQSFRSRLRRDRQMVLMMVPGVAFLLLFFYIPILGNVIAFQDYQPYLGIGDSLWVGWQNFVDLFGNPDFVHAFWNTLYLAAWQLVFLFPVPLVLALVVDSLVSTRVRRVFQSIAYLPHFLSWVLVIAFFQQMLGGAGFVNNTLRQLGMEAVPFMTNPETFPLLVVVQMIWKDAGWAMIIFLAAMASIDNSLYEAAAADGAGRWRRLWHITLPGLRPVIVLLLILRIGDILSVGFEQFILQRDAVGAGAAEVLDTFTYYTGVVGGGWSSGAAAGLAKGVVSALLIYAANKLAHRFGEDGIFAKKVG, via the coding sequence ATGAAATCGACGACGGAAGAACGTCCGGCACCGCCGGTAGTGCGTCGGCCGGGAGGACAGGCGCCGGAAGCCGGCATACGCAAAGTCAAGCCCGGCAAAGTGCCCGCGCAGAGTTTCCGGTCCCGACTGCGCCGTGACAGGCAGATGGTGCTCATGATGGTGCCGGGGGTGGCGTTCCTGCTGCTGTTCTTTTACATCCCCATCCTGGGCAACGTGATCGCGTTCCAGGACTACCAGCCCTACCTCGGCATTGGCGACAGCCTCTGGGTGGGGTGGCAGAACTTCGTGGACCTCTTCGGCAACCCCGATTTTGTCCATGCGTTCTGGAACACGCTGTACCTGGCGGCCTGGCAGCTCGTCTTCCTGTTTCCTGTACCCCTGGTGCTGGCGCTGGTGGTCGATTCGCTGGTGAGTACCCGGGTCCGCCGGGTCTTCCAGAGCATCGCCTACCTGCCGCACTTCCTGTCCTGGGTCCTGGTGATCGCCTTTTTCCAGCAGATGCTCGGCGGAGCGGGCTTTGTTAACAACACCCTGCGGCAACTGGGCATGGAAGCCGTGCCGTTTATGACCAACCCGGAAACATTTCCCCTCCTGGTAGTGGTCCAAATGATCTGGAAGGACGCCGGCTGGGCCATGATCATCTTCCTGGCCGCCATGGCCAGCATCGACAACTCCCTTTACGAGGCGGCAGCAGCCGACGGCGCCGGGCGCTGGCGCCGCTTGTGGCACATCACGCTGCCGGGGCTCCGCCCGGTCATCGTCCTGCTCCTGATCCTGCGGATCGGCGACATACTCTCGGTGGGCTTCGAACAGTTCATCCTGCAGCGCGACGCTGTTGGGGCCGGAGCCGCCGAGGTCCTGGACACCTTCACCTACTACACCGGCGTGGTGGGCGGAGGCTGGAGTTCCGGCGCCGCGGCAGGCCTGGCCAAGGGAGTGGTCAGTGCCCTGCTGATCTACGCCGCCAACAAACTTGCCCACCGCTTCGGCGAAGACGGAATTTTTGCGAAGAAGGTCGGCTAG
- a CDS encoding ROK family protein codes for MVPNLMPQRGNLLGPAPADVMAFDVGGTDIKGTMLSASGDLLDVLRVPTPRDGARTAEAVLDRVRELGKELSERSPGLQAKAAGLVVPGIVDARAGVGVFSANLGWTNFPFRAECEKRVGLPVAFGHDVTSAGIAEFELGAGRGFDDVVVIIIGTGIAGTVFAGGLPVTAGGYAGEFGHSLVPDPSGTGTDILESVGSAAAIARRYTRISGNAVDGAREVLTRMQAGDIAARQAWDEAIDALAFTVSQCITVLGTEAVIVGGGLSEAGDELLVPLRRRVGEHLTFHRRPEILPARLGQDAGLIGAALGARSLLAAESGPA; via the coding sequence ATGGTCCCTAATCTGATGCCGCAGCGAGGAAACCTGCTCGGACCTGCCCCGGCCGATGTTATGGCCTTTGATGTCGGGGGAACCGACATCAAAGGAACAATGCTGAGCGCATCGGGTGACTTGCTTGATGTACTGCGTGTCCCCACACCGCGGGACGGAGCGCGGACGGCGGAAGCTGTCCTGGACCGGGTCCGCGAGCTGGGCAAGGAACTCTCTGAGCGCTCACCCGGGCTGCAGGCGAAAGCTGCAGGTCTTGTCGTTCCGGGGATCGTGGACGCGCGTGCAGGAGTTGGCGTCTTCTCCGCGAATCTCGGATGGACCAACTTCCCGTTCAGGGCAGAGTGCGAAAAACGCGTAGGGCTGCCCGTCGCCTTCGGCCACGACGTGACTTCGGCAGGCATAGCTGAATTCGAGCTGGGTGCCGGCCGCGGATTCGACGACGTGGTGGTGATCATCATCGGTACAGGAATTGCCGGAACTGTTTTTGCCGGCGGACTGCCGGTGACCGCCGGTGGTTATGCGGGAGAATTCGGGCATTCCCTAGTTCCCGATCCCTCCGGAACCGGGACCGACATCCTGGAATCGGTGGGGTCCGCTGCTGCCATCGCCCGACGGTACACGCGAATTTCCGGCAATGCCGTAGATGGTGCCAGGGAGGTCCTGACACGCATGCAGGCCGGCGACATCGCTGCCAGACAAGCCTGGGACGAAGCCATCGACGCATTGGCGTTCACTGTTTCACAATGCATCACCGTCCTCGGCACGGAAGCAGTCATCGTCGGCGGCGGCCTGTCCGAGGCGGGTGATGAGCTGTTGGTACCGCTGCGCCGCAGGGTCGGGGAGCACCTGACGTTTCACCGGCGCCCCGAGATCCTCCCGGCCAGGCTTGGCCAGGACGCCGGCCTCATCGGCGCCGCCTTGGGTGCACGGTCACTCTTGGCCGCCGAGTCAGGACCAGCATGA
- a CDS encoding 1-phosphofructokinase family hexose kinase codes for MRRIVTVTPNPAVDMTYHVQRITPGSTHRVATALVRAGGKGLNVARVAHQLGFPVLALAPAGQGATSTEFKAELSSSGMPHRIIAVEADTRRSIAVVDSAKADTIILNEPGHHLSAAEWQCLRAAVKDSLVPGEGILVGSGSLPTGADPDFYASLVTLAHHTGVRAIIDTSGPGLVSAARAGADLIKPNHHELREATGEDDPVLAACQLIQMGARRVLVSSGAAGMMMFDAADPATYWHARLPYGLGGNPTGAGDAAVAAAATCLSEGISSPDGILRAATAWSAAAVLMPAAGEISPQYAELADQLIVTQKEIP; via the coding sequence ATGAGGCGCATAGTTACCGTCACCCCGAACCCGGCCGTGGACATGACATACCACGTCCAGCGGATCACGCCCGGGTCTACCCATCGCGTAGCCACCGCCCTGGTCAGGGCTGGAGGGAAGGGCCTCAACGTGGCGCGGGTTGCCCACCAACTGGGGTTTCCGGTCCTTGCACTTGCCCCGGCAGGGCAGGGTGCCACCAGCACTGAATTCAAGGCCGAACTTTCATCCAGCGGGATGCCCCACCGGATCATCGCCGTCGAAGCAGACACCAGGCGGAGCATCGCGGTCGTGGACTCGGCGAAAGCCGACACCATCATCCTGAACGAACCGGGGCACCACCTCAGCGCCGCCGAATGGCAGTGCCTTCGGGCGGCGGTGAAGGATTCCCTCGTTCCGGGCGAAGGGATCCTCGTCGGATCGGGGAGCCTCCCTACCGGGGCGGACCCTGACTTCTATGCCTCATTGGTGACGCTGGCACATCACACAGGTGTACGGGCCATCATCGACACGTCGGGCCCAGGCCTGGTGTCAGCTGCCAGGGCAGGAGCTGACCTGATCAAGCCGAACCATCACGAACTGAGGGAGGCCACGGGCGAAGACGACCCAGTCCTGGCCGCCTGCCAGCTGATCCAGATGGGGGCCCGCCGGGTGCTGGTCAGCTCCGGTGCGGCAGGAATGATGATGTTCGACGCGGCTGATCCGGCCACGTATTGGCATGCCCGGCTTCCTTACGGCCTGGGCGGCAATCCCACTGGCGCCGGGGACGCAGCCGTGGCCGCCGCAGCAACATGCCTTTCCGAGGGCATCTCGAGCCCCGACGGCATTCTCCGGGCGGCGACCGCATGGTCGGCCGCGGCCGTCCTTATGCCGGCCGCGGGGGAAATCTCACCCCAATACGCAGAACTTGCCGATCAACTGATCGTGACGCAGAAGGAGATCCCATGA
- a CDS encoding class II fructose-bisphosphate aldolase, which yields MTLATTRELMDHAATRGAGQGAFNVIHLETLEALIAGAEEADLPVILQISENCANFHGGLEPLALASLAAADKASVPVALHLDHAESEELARQAVDLGFGSVMFDGSQLDYEQNVAATRRVSDYARARGVYIEAELGKVGGKDGAHAPGVRTDPAEAAAFVAATGVDSLAVAVGSSHAMTERSASLDLGLIARLKAALDVPLVLHGSSGVSDAAIVAAITAGMTKINVSTHLNGFFTRAVREYLVADPAAVDSRKYFKAGRAALVPEVSRLLRLFADRPHA from the coding sequence ATGACACTGGCCACCACCCGCGAGCTGATGGACCATGCCGCAACGCGCGGGGCCGGACAGGGTGCGTTCAACGTCATCCACCTGGAGACGCTGGAGGCTCTCATTGCTGGAGCGGAGGAAGCCGATCTCCCAGTGATCCTCCAGATCTCCGAAAATTGCGCCAATTTCCACGGCGGCCTTGAACCCTTGGCCCTGGCGTCGCTGGCAGCCGCCGACAAGGCATCCGTTCCCGTTGCCCTCCATCTGGACCACGCCGAGTCTGAAGAGCTCGCGCGCCAGGCTGTTGACCTTGGTTTTGGTTCCGTGATGTTCGACGGATCCCAGCTGGACTATGAGCAAAACGTCGCAGCTACCCGTCGCGTCAGTGACTATGCCCGTGCCCGCGGTGTATATATCGAGGCTGAGTTGGGCAAGGTCGGCGGGAAAGACGGGGCTCATGCCCCCGGTGTGCGCACGGACCCGGCCGAGGCCGCGGCTTTCGTGGCAGCGACCGGCGTGGACTCGCTGGCTGTCGCAGTCGGTTCATCGCATGCCATGACAGAACGAAGTGCTTCACTGGACCTTGGGCTCATCGCCCGGCTGAAAGCGGCCCTGGACGTCCCCCTCGTGCTGCACGGTTCGTCCGGCGTCTCCGACGCGGCCATCGTCGCCGCCATCACCGCCGGCATGACTAAGATCAATGTGTCCACCCATTTGAACGGGTTCTTCACCCGGGCCGTCCGAGAGTATCTGGTCGCAGACCCGGCGGCTGTAGACTCGCGAAAATACTTCAAGGCCGGACGCGCAGCCTTAGTGCCGGAAGTTTCCCGGCTGTTGAGGCTGTTCGCGGATAGGCCCCATGCCTGA
- a CDS encoding DeoR/GlpR family DNA-binding transcription regulator has translation MTRTDRLAAILDLLAESGEIEIEEVVEKLGVSPATARRDLDSLAKQQLLTRTHGGATTGSVAYDLPGRYNRDDNADAKQRIALAASALVVPGSVIGLSGGTTTTALAQVLATRPDLSVRSDRPMLTVVTNAINIAARLAVRPNIKVMVTGGILSPRSYELVGPYTELLMDRIALDMAFIGVNGIDPVLGPTISDEGEAAINILMARRAAVSYVLADSSKVGKRAFATMAGYTFARLLTDAGISAKDRAAFEATGTKVSVAS, from the coding sequence ATGACCCGCACCGATCGGCTCGCAGCGATACTTGATCTGCTCGCCGAGTCGGGGGAAATCGAGATCGAAGAGGTTGTTGAGAAACTCGGTGTCTCACCGGCCACAGCCCGTCGCGACCTTGACAGCCTCGCCAAGCAGCAGCTCCTCACCCGCACCCACGGGGGAGCAACAACCGGTTCGGTTGCCTACGACCTGCCTGGCCGCTACAACAGGGACGACAACGCCGACGCCAAGCAACGTATCGCCCTGGCAGCTTCCGCCCTTGTTGTGCCGGGGTCGGTCATTGGTCTTTCGGGCGGAACCACGACGACGGCCCTTGCCCAGGTGCTGGCCACCCGGCCGGACCTCAGCGTCAGATCGGACCGTCCGATGCTGACGGTGGTAACGAATGCCATAAATATTGCGGCACGCCTGGCTGTCCGGCCAAACATCAAGGTCATGGTCACCGGAGGGATCCTGAGCCCGCGCTCCTACGAACTCGTCGGTCCGTACACCGAGCTCCTGATGGATCGGATCGCCCTTGACATGGCATTTATTGGGGTAAACGGCATCGATCCCGTCCTGGGTCCCACAATCTCCGACGAAGGTGAAGCCGCAATCAACATCCTGATGGCCCGCCGGGCAGCGGTGTCCTACGTACTCGCTGATTCATCCAAGGTCGGCAAGCGAGCTTTTGCAACCATGGCCGGCTATACGTTCGCGCGGCTGCTCACGGATGCGGGCATTTCGGCCAAGGATCGTGCCGCCTTCGAAGCCACGGGAACCAAAGTGTCCGTCGCTTCATAG